The DNA sequence GCTCGCCGTGGTCGCGCTCGTATGGACCGAGTGGCACGGGGTGCGGCAGCCGGCGGCGGCGCTCGCCTTCGGGGTGCTCATCGCCGTCGGGGAGGTGATCCGGTGCGTCGACGCACCGTCCGCGCGTCAGCCCGCGCGTCAGCCCGCGCGGCCGCGCACCGGTGGGGCGCACGATCCGCGCGGTGAGCCCGCGCCCGTCGCCGCCGCGGGCGCCCTCGGCTACGCCCTGCTCGGGCGGCTCGGTGGGGAACCCACCACCTTCGGTGTCCTCCAGGTGGTCACCGTCGTCATGGCGGCCACCCTGGCCGGGCTGGTGGTGCCGCTGGCGCTGGGCCGGCCGGCCGATCCCGGCCACGCCGCCCGCCGGGTGCTGACCGTCGCGTTCGCCGCCACCTGCTTCCAACCGCTGCACCAGACCGGACGGTTGGCCTCCTGGTTCGGGCACGGCCCGTATGCCGTCGGCTATTTGCTCGCCCTGCTGGCCCTGACCGCCCTGTGTGACGCGGTTCTGGCCGCCGCCCTCGCCCGTGCCCGCACCGGCTGGCCTTACGGACCGCTGCTCGGCGACGAGCTGCGGGCGCAGCAAGGGGTGGGGGCCGCGGTCTGCGCGACCGGGGTGGTGATGGCGCTCACCGTGGCCGTCGCCGGGCTGTGGCCGCTGCCGGTCCTGGCGGTGCCGCTGCTGCTGATCCAGTACTCCTACCGCCGCTACGCGGGGATACGGGCCACCTACCGCCAGACCATCGCCTCCCTGGCCCGGTCGACCGAGATAGCCGGGTACACCCCGGCCGGTCACGCCCTCAAGGTGGCCGCCCTCAGCCGGGCGGTAGGGCGTGAGCTGGGGCTTTCCGGGGCCCGGCTGACCGTGCTGGAGTACGCGGCGCTGATGCACGACATCGGCCAGCTCTCGCTGCTCGACCCGGTGCCGGCCGGGGCCACCGAGCAGCTGCCCGCCGCCGAGCAGCGCAGAATCGCACTGCTCGGCGGCGCTGTGGTGCGCCAGACCGGGGTACCCGCCGAGGTCGCGGTGGTGGTCGAGCGCCAGGCGGACCCGTACCGCGAGCAGCCGCTCGCCGCGCGTATCGTGCGCGCGGTGAACGCGTACACCGAGCTGGTGAGCCGGCCCGCGGCCGGGGGAGCGGCCGGGGCGGCCGCGCTGCGCGCCCTGGAGCGGCTGCGGCTGGCCACGGCGCGCGACTTCGACCCGGTGGTCGTGGAGGCGCTCGCCGCGGTGCTGTCGCGCCAGGTGTACGGCCGTCCCCGGTGAGAACTCGCGGGTAATGAGCGGGCTTCCCGAGGGGCATGGTTGGATGCGAGGAGAGGGGTGTCGGGCCGATGGCCGGTGGCAAGGAGGTGTGGTGGGCTTCGCATCCCGGCCGCAGGGTGAGGGGCCGGGCTGAGATGTCCGCGAATGTGTGGCAGGTTGTCTTCAAGGGAGGGCGACGCCGTCCGCGAAGGCATCTGGTACGGGACGACTTCGATACCGGCAGGCGGGAATCGTGAAGATCTTCGGCAAGGTACGGCACCGGCCGTCCGCCTCATGGCGGCAGGCCACGGACCGTGCGTTCACGCTCATCGGCGACGGCCGGTACGAGGACGCGGGCGCGCTGCTGACCCGCGCCGCCGACCTGGAGCCATGGCTGTCGGAGTCCTGGTTCAATCTGGCGCTGCTGCACAAGTTCCGGCACGACTGGGAGCAGGCGCGCGCCGCGGGGCTGCGCGCGGTCGCGCTGCTGGACCGCGAGACGGGCGCTCCCGACTGGTGGAACGTGGGCATCGCGGCCACCGCGCTCCAGGACTGGCCGCTGGCCCGCCGTGCCTGGCAGGCGTACGGGCTGAAGGTGCCCGGAGAGGCGTCCGCGTCCGGGGAGCCGCTCGGCATGGAGCTGGGCAGCGCGGCGGTAAGGCTGTCACCGGAGGGCGAGGCCGAGGTCGTCTGGGGCCGCCGGCTGGACCCGGCCCGGATCGAGGTGCTGTCCATCCCGCTGCCGTCGTCCGGGCGGCGCTGGGGCGAGGTGGTGCTGCACGACGGTGTGCCGCACGGTGAGCGTGTGACCTCCGCGGGCCCCGCCTACCCGGTCTTCGACGAGATCGAGCTGTGGGCGCCGTCCCCGGTGCCGACCTGGGTGGTGCTGCTGGAGGCGGCCACCGAGGCCGACCGGGACGCCCTGGAGCGGCTCGCCGCGGACGCGGGCTTCGCGGCCGAGGACTGGTCGTCGTCGGTGCGGCTGCTGTGCCGCTCCTGTTCGGAGAGCCGGATGCCCAGTGACGAGGGCGAGGGCGAGCACCTGGACCCGCACGACCACAGCGAGCCGGGCCACCCCGGCCCGCTGGGACACCGTATGGCGGGCTCGGGCTCGCTGTGGGTCCCCGAGCGCGAATGCGGTATCGCGGCGCCCGGCGGGCTGGTGCGGGGGCTGCTGGACGGCTGGGTCGCCGACAGCCCGGACACCCGGGAGTGGCGGGACCTGGAAGAGGTCTGCTGACCGGCCACGTCCGCCGACCGACCAGGTCCGCCGACCGCCCCTCGGGGCGGCTCGCCCCGCGCCCGGCCGCGTCGTGCCCGTACCCTGTAGGGCGACGCATCACGGTTGAGGGAAGGCATACGGCGGACGATGTCGCAGCAAGGTACGAAGCAGCAGGTGGACGACGAGTTCATCGTGGACACGGAGGACTGCGAGGAGCGCGAGCGGGCTTTCCGCGAGCGCGGCACCGCCCGCCCGATCACCGTTGTCGGCAATCCGGTCCTGCACCGGGAGTGCAAGGACGTGACCGTCTTCGATGACGAGCTGGCGCGGCTCGTCGACGACATGTTCGCCAGCCAGCGGGCGGCGGAGGGCGTGGGTCTGGCCGCCAACCAGATCGGTGTCGACCTCAAGGTCTTCGTCTACGACTGCATGGACGACGAGGGCGTTCGCCATGTGGGCGTGGTGTGCAACCCGGTGCTGGACGAGCTGCCGGCCGAGCGCCGGGTGCTGGACGACTCCAATGAGGGCTGTCTGTCGGTCCCCACCGCCTACGCGTCGCTGGCCCGCCCCGACTACGCGGTGGTGCGCGGCCAGGACCTCGACGGCAAGCCGATCGCGGTGCGCGGCACCGGCTACTTCGCGCGCTGTCTCCAGCACGAGACCGACCACCTCTACGGCTACCTCTACATCGACCGGCTCTCCAAGCGCGACCGTAAGGACGCGCTGAAGCAGATGGCCGAGGGCACCGCCCGCTATGAGACGGTGCCCAACGACTGAGCGTGCCGTATCTCACAGGGCCGGACCGCGAGGGTCCGGCCCTGTGTCATGAGGGCGGGCTCAGAAGTCGTCGTCGAAGGCGACCGAGCCCTCGACCGCGACCTGGTAGGCCGAGGCGCGGCGCTCGAAGAAGTTGGTCAGCTCCTGGACGTTCTGGAGCTCCATGAAGGAGAACGGGTTCTCCGAGCCGAAGACCGCCGGGAAGCCGAGGCGCTGGAGGCGCTGGTCGGCCACGCACTGGAGGTATTCCCGCATCGACGCGGTGTTCATGCCCGGCAGCCCGTCCCCGCACAGATCGCGGGCGAATTGCAGCTCCGCCTCGACGGCCTCCTTCAGCATGTCGGTGACCTGCCGCTGGAGCTCGTCGTCGAACAGGTCCGGCTCCTCCTCGCGGACGGTGTCCACGACCGAGAAGGCGAACTCCATGTGCATCGACTCGTCGCGGAACACCCAGTTGGTGCCCGTCGCCAGGCCGTGCAGCAGCCCGCGCGAGCGGAACCAGTAGACGTAGGCGAAGGCGCCGTAGAAGAACAGCCCCTCGATACAGGCCGCGAAGCAGATCAGATTGAGCAGGAAGCGGCGGCGGTCGTCCTTGGTCTCCAGCCGATCGATCTTCTCCACCGAGTCCATCCAGCGGAAGCAGAACTCCGCCTTCTCCCGGATGGAGGGGATGTTCTCGACGGCGGCGAAGGCCGCGGCGCGGTCGTCCGGATCGGGGAGGTAGGTGTCCAGCAGCGTCAGATAGAACTGGACGTGCACCGCCTCCTCGAAGAGCTGCCGCGAGAGATACAGCCGCGCCTCGGGGGAGTTGATGTGCTTGTAGAGCGTCAGCACCAGGTTGTTGGCCACGATCGAGTCGCCGGTAGCGAAGAAGGCGACCAGACGGCCGATCAGATGCTGTTCACCGGGGGAGAGTTTGGCGAGGTCGGCGATGTCCGAGTGGAGGTCGACCTCCTCCACGGTCCAGGTGTTCTTGATCGCGTCGCGGTAGCGGTCGTAGAACCGCGGGTACCGCATCGGCCGCAGGGTCAGTTCGAAGCCCGGGTCGAGCAGGTTCTTGGTGTCACTCATGGTTACTGGCAGGCCTCGCAGGACTCGGGGTTTTCCAGGGAGCAGGCGACGACCTCGGGGTCGGCGGGCGCCTGCTGGGCGGGGACGGGGGCAGGGGCAGGGGCGGTGGCCGCGGCCCCGCCGCGTGCGCTCTGGGCGATCCGGGTGGCCGGACGCGAGCGCAGGTAGTACGTGGTCTTGATGCCGCGCTTCCAGGCGTACACGTACATCGAGCTGAGCTTGCCGATGGTCGGCGAGGCCATGAAGAGGTTCAGCGACTGGCTCTGGTCCAGGTACGGGGTGCGCGCCGCCGCCATGTCGATCAGGGCGCGCTGCGGGATCTCCCACGCCGTGCGGTACAGCTCCCGTACGTCGGCGGGCACCCAGGCCAGGTCCTGGACCGAGCCGTTGGACTCGCGCAGCGCCTCCCGGGTCCGGGCGTCCCAGACGCCCAGCTTCTTGAGGTCGTCCACGAGGTAGGAGTTGACCTGGAGGAACTCCCCGCTGAGCGTTTCGCGCTTGAAGAGGTTGGAGACCTGCGGCTCGATGCACTCGTAGACGCCCGCGATGGAGGCGATGGTCGCGGTCGGCGCGATCGCCAGCAGCAGCGAGTTCCGCATCCCCGATGTCGCCATCCGGGTGCGCAGCGCCTGCCAGCGCTCCGGCCAGGTGACTACCGCGTCCGGGTAGTGGTCCGGGTGCAGCACACCGCGTGCGGTGCGGGTCTCGGACCAGGCGGGGAGCGGGCCGTGGCGCTCGGCGAGCTCACAGGACGCCTCGTAGGCGGCAAGCATGATGCGCTCGGAGATCCGGGTGGACAGCTCCTTGGCCTCGGGCGAGTCGAACGGCAGCCGCAGCCGGAAGAAGACGTCCTGGAGCCCCATGAGGCCCAGGCCCACCGGACGCCAGCGGGCGTTGGAGGCCCCGGCCTCCTGGGTGGGGTAGAAGTTGATGTCCACCACGCGGTCGAGGAAGGTCACGGCGGTGTGGACGGTGGCGTCCAGGCGCTCCCAGTCCATCTGCCCGTCCGCGCCGAGGTGCGCGGCGAGGTTGACCGACCCGAGGTTGCACACGGCGGTCTCGCCGTCGTCGGTGACCTCCAGGATCTCGGTGCACAGGTTCGAGGAGTGGACGACCCGGCCGGGCTCGGCGGTCTGGTTGGCGGTGCGGTTGGCGGCGTCCTTGAAGGTCATCCAGCCGTTGCCGGTCTGTGCGAGGGTGCGCATCATCCGGGCGTACAGCTGGCGGGCCGGGACCCGCTTGACCGCCTTCCCCTCGGCCTCGGCCTTCCGGTACGCGGCGTCGAACTCCTCGCCCCACAGGTCCACCAGCTCGGGGGCGTCGGACGGGGAGAACAGCGACCAGTCGGCGTCCGCCTCGACCCGGCGCATGAACTCGTCCGGGATCCAGTGGGCGATGTTGAGGTTGTGGGTGCGGCGGGCGTCCTCGCCCGTGTTGTCCCGCAGCTCCAGGAACTCCTCGAGGTCCGCGTGCCAGCTCTCCAGGTAGACGCAGGCCGCGCCCTTGCGCCGGCCGCCCTGGTTGACGGCGGCCACCGAGGCGTCGAGCGTGCGCAGGAACGGCACGATGCCGCCGGAGTGCCCGTTGGTGCCCCGGATCAGCGAACCGCGGGCCCGGATGCGGGAGTAGGACAGGCCGATGCCGCCCGCGTGCTTCGACAGCCGCGCCACCTGGTGGTAGCGGTGGTAGATGGAGTCCAGCTCGTCCAGCGGGGAGTCCAGCAGATAGCAGGACGACATCTGGGGATGCCGGGTGCCGGAGTTGAACAGCGTGGGGGAGCTGGGCAGGTACGACAGCGTGCTGGTGAGCCGGTACAGCTCGGCCACGTCGTCCAGGGCCCGCTCCGAGAGGTCCTCGGCGAGCCCGCAGGCCACGCGCAGCAGGAAGTGCTGCGGGGTCTCGATCACCTGGCGGGTGAGCGGGTGGCGCAGCAGGTAGCGGCTGTAGAGGGTGCGCAGTCCGAAGTAGCCGAAGCGGTCGTCGGCCCCGTCGGCCAGGGCCCGCTCCACCAGCGCGTCCAGCCGCCCGGCGTGGGTGGCGGCGAACTCCGCGGTGGAGTCGGCGATCAGGCCCTCGCGGTGGCCCACCGCCACGGAGCCGGAGAAGGAGACCGCGCCCTGCCCGGCCGCCTCCTGGGTGATGGTGACCGCCAGCAGCCGCGCGGCCAGCCGCGAGTACTCCGGTTCCTCGGCGATCAGCCCGGCCGCCGCCTCGGTCGCGAGGGTGCGCAACTCCGCCTCGTCCGAGCCGGGATGGCGGCCGCGCAGGGCGGCGGCCGCGACCTTTCCGGGGTCGGTGGCGGGCAGGTCGGCGGTGAGGCCGGTGAGGGTCCGCAGCAGGGCGGTCCCGGGCGCGTCGCCCGCTGCCCGGGGAACCGCTGCCTGAGAATCCGCCTGTTCTGAAACCGGATCGGCGGGCGCGATGGTCACTGAAGTGCTCTCCCTCGCTCGGCTGGGGCCGCGAGGGGGGCGATGGGCGCGCGGGCATGCCGGTGCCGCACTCCTCGTACGCCGGGCACACCACGCAGCGTCCATCGGCCCAACCCACGAGGCCGGGGGACGTGTTCTGAACGGCCGTCGGCAGGTGCTCGGACTCATGGGTACGCCGCATAAGCGCACACATACACCGTTGCGGGACAGTTCCGGATTCGCACCGGATTCCCCTGCGGCGACAGCGAGCATGAGCATACATCTTGTGTCGGCCGGCGCACGTGCCCCCACATGTTGTGTCGGGAGGTGCGGAGTTTCGTGCGAATGTGCTAGTGCGTTCCGTAGGCGGCCCATGACCTGGGGCCCGTCGCGCGCCATCCGCCGAGCGCCTCGTCGAGCCGGGCGCGGTAGCCGGCGTAGCCGTCCTCGAAGAGCTCGCGGAGGTCCGCGCGGGGTTCGACGGTGCGCGCGTCGGCCTGCCAGCGCTCCGCGTCGACCGGGTCGCCGAGGGCCCGCCAGGCGACCGCCACCGCGCCCCGCGCACCCACCTCGGGCTCGTTCGGGATGCGCACCGGGCGGCCGATGACATCGGCGAACAGCCGGGCCCACGCCGTGGACCGGGTGCCGCCGCCGCACAGCGCCAGGCTCGCGGAGAGCCCGGCGGCCTCCAGGCAGTGGCGTGCGGCGTAGGCGACGGCTTCGCAGACCGCGCGGACCGCGTCGGCGCGGGTGGCGCCCAGCGTGAGCCCGTCCAGCCGCCCCCGCGCGGCGGGTTCCACGAACGGCGCGCGCTCCCCGGCGCCGGACAGGAAGGGCAGGGCGGTCACGCCGTTGGCGCCGGGCGGTGCGGCCTCGAGTATCGCGTCCAGCTCGGCCGTGGTCGCGCCGGTGAACTCCAGCACCCACTCCAGGGCCGCGGTGCCGACCATCGCGGGCATGGCGCGCAGCCAGCGGTCCGGATCGGGGGTGCACAGCCACATCCCCGCCGGATCGCCGGCCGGGTCGATCCGCGCGCTGTCGGTGAGCACCTGGCTGGCCAGGGTGGTGCCGACGATCAGCAACCCGTCGCCCACCTCGCACACCCCGCTGCCGATGGCGCAGGCCGGGAGGTCGTACGGGCCCGCCGTGACCGGCAGCCCGGCCGGCAGTCCCAGCAGCCGCGCGCCCGCCCCGTCCAGCCGCGCGACCGCGCCCGGGGCGGCGGGCGGCGGCAACAGCCGGGCGTACGCGGCGATTCCGCACACGTCCAGGGCCTGGGTCACGTACTGACGGGTGGTCACGTCCAGGAACGGCAGTGAGGCGTCGGAGGCGTCCACGCCGATGACGCCGGTCAGCCGCTGGGCGACCGCGTCCACGCAGTAGCCCGCGACCTCGGCCCGCGCCAGGGCCTCCGGCTCGTGCTCGGCCAGCCAGGCCAGCAGCGGGGCGTGGCAGCCGGGGAACACCCCCGAGCCGGTGAGGGCGTACAGCGCCCGCAGGGTGCCGTCCTCGCCCCAGCGGGCCACGGTGTCGCCCGCCCTGCCGTCCATCCAGGAGATCGGCGGACGCACCGCCCGGCCCGCCGCGTCCCGCAGCCACATGCCGTCCCCCTGGCCGGTGAGCGCGAGTGCGGCCGGGGGGCCGGGGAGGGCGGCGGCGACCTCCCGGCACACCTCGCCGACCGTGCGCAGCACGTCCTCCAGGTCCTGCTCCACCCGGCCGCCGGGCAGCCGCTCCAGCCGGCTGGGGCGGCTCGCGGAGGCCACCGCCCGGCCGTCCCGGCCGAAGGCCACGGCCTTGGTGACGGAGGTGCCGACGTCGACTCCGATGATCACGTCGTGGGCGGCGAGGACGCGCATGGGTGGCCTTCCTTCCGGCGTGCTTCGGGGTGTGCTTCCGGGCTCTCGGGTGTGCTTCGGGGCGTGCTTCGGCGTTTCATAACATGGGCGATGCTAGATTTAACATCTACAACTTGATCAGACAATGCCCGACACAGGGGAGGCCCCGGATGAGCGCCCGACTGCTGCTCGTACGTCACGGCGAGACCGTGTGGCACGCGGAGAACCGCTACGCCGGCACCTCCGACATCGACCTGACCGAACGGGGGCATCGCCAGGCCCGCGCGCTCGCCCGGTGGGCCGGGCGGCGCGGCGCGGACGCGGTGGCCTGTTCCCCGCTGAGCCGCGCCCGGCGGACGGCCGAGCCGGCGGCGCGGGCGCTGGGCCTGGTGCCCGAGGTGATCGAGGACCTGCGCGAGCTCGACTTCGGCTGGGGCGAGGGCCGCACCATCGCCGAGCTGGAGGCGGAGGACCCGGCCGCCGTCGCGGCGTTCCGGCGCGACCCCGAGACCGGTGCCTTCCCCGGTTCCGAGCCGCCCGGCCGGGCGGCGGCGCGGGCGGTGGCCGCCCTGCGCGGGCTCGCCGCCGCGCACGAGGGCGGCACGGTGCTCGTCGTCGCCCACAACTCCCTGCTGCGGCTGGCGCTGTGCGCGCTGCTCACCATCCCCGTCGGCCGCTACCGCCAGGTCTTCCCCCGGCTGGACAACGCGGCGGTGACCGAGGTCGAACTGGCCGGTGAGGCGACGGCGCTGCGCTCCCTGAACGTGCCCACCGAGACCGTTCCGGCGGCCGGTGCGGAAGGATTCCCGGCATGACCACGACCGGAGCGCCCGGCGGCCAGGCCCACCCCCAGGCCCGCCCCCAGGACGCGCGCAGACAGCTGATCACCGAGTACGTCCTCGAACACGCCACCGCCACCGCGGCCGAGCTGGCCGGGCTCACCGGGGTCAGCCTGATGACGGTGCACCGCGACCTGGACGAGCTGGCCAGGCTCGGTGTGCTGCGGAAGTTCCGGGGCGGGGTCTCGGCGCTGCCCTCGTCGGTCTTCGAGTCCAGCCTGGAGTACCGGCTGGGCGTCAACCGCGCCGAGAAGGAGGCGGTCGCGGCGGCCGCCGCCGAGCTGGTCGAGCCCGGTATGTCGGTGATGCTGGACGACTCCACGACCGCGCTCGCCCTGGCCCGGCTGCTCGTCGACGCCGCGCCGCTGACCGTGGTGACCAACGCCCGGCGGGTGGTGGAGGTCTTCGCCGGGGTGCCGCGGACCCGGCTGATCGGGCTCGGCGGGGAGTACTCCCACACCCATGACTCGTTTCTCGGCGTGCCCTGCGCGGAGGCGATCGGGGGGCTGTCCGTGGACATGGTGCTGGTCAGCACCTCGGCGATGGACGCGCGCACCACCTACCACCAGGAGCAGGACGTGGTGCTGGTCAAGCGGGCGATGCTCGCGGCCGGCAGCCGCAAGGTGCTGCTGATGGACGCCTCGAAGACCCGGCGCACGGCGCTGCACCGGCTGTGCCCGATGGACGACTTCGACCATCTGGTGGTGGACGACGGGATCGAGGCGGAGCTGCTGGGTGAGCTGCGGGAGCGGGTGGATGTGCGGGTCGCGGGACCTGCTTCTTAACGCGGCTGGTGTTAACTTAACGTCATGCGTGTGGCAGCTGCGGGAACCGAGATGGTGGCCGGGATCGACATCGCCACGGCGGCGGTGCGGGTGATGTGCGTGGACGCACACGGAAGGGTGCGCTCCGAGGGCCGCGCGCCCCTGCCCCGCCCGACGCGGAGCGCGGGCGGGCGCGGCGAGCAGGACGCGCGGGCCTGGTGGCCGGCCGTCGCGGCGGCCCTCCGCCAGGCGACGGCCGCGCTCCCGGCGGGCGGCCGGGAGGTGGTGGCCGTCGCCACCTCGGCGACCTCCGGCACGGTCGTCCTGGCGGACGGCGCGGGCGAACCGCTCGGCCCCGCCCTGATGTACGACGACCGCCGCGCCGCCGAACTCAACGCCCACGCCCAGCGGCTGGGCTCCCCGCGCTGGCAGGCCCTGGGCCTGACGGTCGGCCCGACGGCGGCCCTGGGCCGCATCGCCTGGCTGGCGGAGGCGGAAGGGATCACCGACAGCCGACGCGCCGGCCGCGGCCGGCCGCAGCACGCCGAGCCGAAGCCCCTGCCCGTCGACCAGCCGACACCCGCCGCCGACGAAGGCCCACGCCTTCCGGGCGACGATGCGGGTGCCGCGGGTGCGGCGGGTGCGGTGGGCAACAGCGGGTCGGCGGTCGCGGCGGGTGGTGCCGGTTTGGTGGGCGAGGCGGGTGCGGCTGGTCTGGCGGGTGCGGCCGACGAGGCGGGCGATGGTGGTTCGGCGGGCGGGACAGGGGCGGCGGGGCTGGCGGACGAGGCGGTCGACGGCGGTCTCGCGTGCGGCGGTCTGGCGGGCGCGACGAGTCCGGCGGGCGACAGCGGGTCTGCAGGCGACAGCGGGTCGGCGGGCGACGGGCTGGGCGGGGGCGGGTCCTCCGGGCACGGGCTGGGTGGGGGCCGGTCCTCCGCCGACGGGCGGGGCCGGCGTCTGCTCCATACCTCCGATCTCATCGCGTGGCGGCTCACCGGCGGGCCCGTCGCCACCGACTGGAGTCACGCCCTCAAGAGCGGCTACGACGCACGCGTGGGCGAGTGGCCGGGCGAGGTCCTGGACGCGCTGGGCGTGCCGTCCGCCTGGTTGCCCGCCGTCGAGCCGCCGACCACCGAAGTGGGCACGGTGTGTGCGGCCGCCGCGCGCGAAACCGGGCTGCCGGTGGGCTGTGCGGTGCGCCTGGGGATGACGGACGGCTGCGCCGGGCAGATCGCCACGGGGG is a window from the Streptomyces luomodiensis genome containing:
- a CDS encoding HD-GYP domain-containing protein, producing the protein MYGAAGALAVVALVWTEWHGVRQPAAALAFGVLIAVGEVIRCVDAPSARQPARQPARPRTGGAHDPRGEPAPVAAAGALGYALLGRLGGEPTTFGVLQVVTVVMAATLAGLVVPLALGRPADPGHAARRVLTVAFAATCFQPLHQTGRLASWFGHGPYAVGYLLALLALTALCDAVLAAALARARTGWPYGPLLGDELRAQQGVGAAVCATGVVMALTVAVAGLWPLPVLAVPLLLIQYSYRRYAGIRATYRQTIASLARSTEIAGYTPAGHALKVAALSRAVGRELGLSGARLTVLEYAALMHDIGQLSLLDPVPAGATEQLPAAEQRRIALLGGAVVRQTGVPAEVAVVVERQADPYREQPLAARIVRAVNAYTELVSRPAAGGAAGAAALRALERLRLATARDFDPVVVEALAAVLSRQVYGRPR
- a CDS encoding tetratricopeptide repeat protein, producing the protein MKIFGKVRHRPSASWRQATDRAFTLIGDGRYEDAGALLTRAADLEPWLSESWFNLALLHKFRHDWEQARAAGLRAVALLDRETGAPDWWNVGIAATALQDWPLARRAWQAYGLKVPGEASASGEPLGMELGSAAVRLSPEGEAEVVWGRRLDPARIEVLSIPLPSSGRRWGEVVLHDGVPHGERVTSAGPAYPVFDEIELWAPSPVPTWVVLLEAATEADRDALERLAADAGFAAEDWSSSVRLLCRSCSESRMPSDEGEGEHLDPHDHSEPGHPGPLGHRMAGSGSLWVPERECGIAAPGGLVRGLLDGWVADSPDTREWRDLEEVC
- the def gene encoding peptide deformylase, which codes for MSQQGTKQQVDDEFIVDTEDCEERERAFRERGTARPITVVGNPVLHRECKDVTVFDDELARLVDDMFASQRAAEGVGLAANQIGVDLKVFVYDCMDDEGVRHVGVVCNPVLDELPAERRVLDDSNEGCLSVPTAYASLARPDYAVVRGQDLDGKPIAVRGTGYFARCLQHETDHLYGYLYIDRLSKRDRKDALKQMAEGTARYETVPND
- a CDS encoding ribonucleotide-diphosphate reductase subunit beta, giving the protein MSDTKNLLDPGFELTLRPMRYPRFYDRYRDAIKNTWTVEEVDLHSDIADLAKLSPGEQHLIGRLVAFFATGDSIVANNLVLTLYKHINSPEARLYLSRQLFEEAVHVQFYLTLLDTYLPDPDDRAAAFAAVENIPSIREKAEFCFRWMDSVEKIDRLETKDDRRRFLLNLICFAACIEGLFFYGAFAYVYWFRSRGLLHGLATGTNWVFRDESMHMEFAFSVVDTVREEEPDLFDDELQRQVTDMLKEAVEAELQFARDLCGDGLPGMNTASMREYLQCVADQRLQRLGFPAVFGSENPFSFMELQNVQELTNFFERRASAYQVAVEGSVAFDDDF
- a CDS encoding ribonucleoside-diphosphate reductase subunit alpha, whose product is MTIAPADPVSEQADSQAAVPRAAGDAPGTALLRTLTGLTADLPATDPGKVAAAALRGRHPGSDEAELRTLATEAAAGLIAEEPEYSRLAARLLAVTITQEAAGQGAVSFSGSVAVGHREGLIADSTAEFAATHAGRLDALVERALADGADDRFGYFGLRTLYSRYLLRHPLTRQVIETPQHFLLRVACGLAEDLSERALDDVAELYRLTSTLSYLPSSPTLFNSGTRHPQMSSCYLLDSPLDELDSIYHRYHQVARLSKHAGGIGLSYSRIRARGSLIRGTNGHSGGIVPFLRTLDASVAAVNQGGRRKGAACVYLESWHADLEEFLELRDNTGEDARRTHNLNIAHWIPDEFMRRVEADADWSLFSPSDAPELVDLWGEEFDAAYRKAEAEGKAVKRVPARQLYARMMRTLAQTGNGWMTFKDAANRTANQTAEPGRVVHSSNLCTEILEVTDDGETAVCNLGSVNLAAHLGADGQMDWERLDATVHTAVTFLDRVVDINFYPTQEAGASNARWRPVGLGLMGLQDVFFRLRLPFDSPEAKELSTRISERIMLAAYEASCELAERHGPLPAWSETRTARGVLHPDHYPDAVVTWPERWQALRTRMATSGMRNSLLLAIAPTATIASIAGVYECIEPQVSNLFKRETLSGEFLQVNSYLVDDLKKLGVWDARTREALRESNGSVQDLAWVPADVRELYRTAWEIPQRALIDMAAARTPYLDQSQSLNLFMASPTIGKLSSMYVYAWKRGIKTTYYLRSRPATRIAQSARGGAAATAPAPAPVPAQQAPADPEVVACSLENPESCEACQ
- a CDS encoding FGGY-family carbohydrate kinase, which encodes MRVLAAHDVIIGVDVGTSVTKAVAFGRDGRAVASASRPSRLERLPGGRVEQDLEDVLRTVGEVCREVAAALPGPPAALALTGQGDGMWLRDAAGRAVRPPISWMDGRAGDTVARWGEDGTLRALYALTGSGVFPGCHAPLLAWLAEHEPEALARAEVAGYCVDAVAQRLTGVIGVDASDASLPFLDVTTRQYVTQALDVCGIAAYARLLPPPAAPGAVARLDGAGARLLGLPAGLPVTAGPYDLPACAIGSGVCEVGDGLLIVGTTLASQVLTDSARIDPAGDPAGMWLCTPDPDRWLRAMPAMVGTAALEWVLEFTGATTAELDAILEAAPPGANGVTALPFLSGAGERAPFVEPAARGRLDGLTLGATRADAVRAVCEAVAYAARHCLEAAGLSASLALCGGGTRSTAWARLFADVIGRPVRIPNEPEVGARGAVAVAWRALGDPVDAERWQADARTVEPRADLRELFEDGYAGYRARLDEALGGWRATGPRSWAAYGTH
- a CDS encoding histidine phosphatase family protein, with product MSARLLLVRHGETVWHAENRYAGTSDIDLTERGHRQARALARWAGRRGADAVACSPLSRARRTAEPAARALGLVPEVIEDLRELDFGWGEGRTIAELEAEDPAAVAAFRRDPETGAFPGSEPPGRAAARAVAALRGLAAAHEGGTVLVVAHNSLLRLALCALLTIPVGRYRQVFPRLDNAAVTEVELAGEATALRSLNVPTETVPAAGAEGFPA
- a CDS encoding DeoR/GlpR family DNA-binding transcription regulator, yielding MTTTGAPGGQAHPQARPQDARRQLITEYVLEHATATAAELAGLTGVSLMTVHRDLDELARLGVLRKFRGGVSALPSSVFESSLEYRLGVNRAEKEAVAAAAAELVEPGMSVMLDDSTTALALARLLVDAAPLTVVTNARRVVEVFAGVPRTRLIGLGGEYSHTHDSFLGVPCAEAIGGLSVDMVLVSTSAMDARTTYHQEQDVVLVKRAMLAAGSRKVLLMDASKTRRTALHRLCPMDDFDHLVVDDGIEAELLGELRERVDVRVAGPAS